TCTAATCCATTTTTTAAACCATTGGAATAGGAAACTTTTGTTTTGATACCATTACCATCGGAACCTACAAAATAATATAACCATTCTCCATCTTCTTCATTCTCTTTGAAGGCACCTTTTTCTACCCACTCACCTTTGTTATTTTTTCGGAAGTACGGACCATTTTTTTTGTCATCTACATATGTAGTTTCAGAAGATACGTTCCCTTGTTTATCGTACGTTTTGGCGATCCCTTCCTTTTTGCCATCGACCCATGGAGTTTCCGCAATGAATTTTTGAGGATTTTCTGGATCAGGTTTTTTCCAAATCCCTGTTTTTTTCCCGTCAACGTATTCTCCGATTTGGTCAAGTGTAGATTTATACTTTGGATTTTCAGGAGTTGACCCTGGTTGTTCGAATTGAATGTATTCTTCCCAATAACCATGTTTAGGGAGTGATTTAATTTTTGGTGCTGCAAATTTGGAAACCTGGTCTTCTGTACATTTTGTTCCACCACATTCTGCTTTCACTTCTCCAACAGCTCGAATTCCACCTGAATTTTTGAATCGTTCGGTGCGGATCCATTTACCCTTTGTTAATTTGAGTTCAAATTCCTGGTCACCTGATCCATCTTTTACTGATGCACCTGAACATTGGATTAGCAATGTTGTGATCATTAATGCATAAATTTTTCGATTCATGTTTCTATCCTGTCAAAGAGATGTGCTCGTTTCAATTTATTAACAGATAATAATTCATTCGCAATCGCTATTTTCCCGCCTGTCAATTTTTCTGAGAAAAATCTTGGAGGGAGTATATGAAATGCACCCTCCCCTTTTACATATAGAATTTCCCCATTTAAGGAGGTTAATTCGCATTCAAGTAATACCTTTCTTTTGGCCTTTTTTATGGGCCATGCACGAATTAATAATTCTGTTTCGACAGGAGTTGCTTTATGGAATTTAAAACTCATTGTATCCGTCATGACGATGTAACCTAAATGGAAACACAGTCCTCCCATTGCTTCGTCTAACACTGTCGACAAAATACCACCATGCACGAATCCTGGTGCACCATTATAAAGTTTTTTGAAATTATATGTAAAATTTACCTCTCCAGTATCATCGTGGAAAGTAAAATCTGCTACAAGCCCAAGTGGGTTTTCCTTTCCGCAACCAAAACAAGTGTCATGATGGATTTCGTAACCATGTCTGGATGGATTTTCGATAGGTGAATTCATTGTGTGTCCTTTGGAGTCTCTTCGTTTAGAAATTGATGTATGACGTGTGCAACCTTTTCCGGGTGATCCATATGCAAGTGATGACCACCGCTTAAAATCACTTCGGATAAGTTTTTGATTGCTGATTTTCTATTAGGGAAGGCATTTGCAATCGGGAAATTGGATTTGTCGCCTAGTATGAGTAATGTTGGACAATCTATTCTTTCGCAAAACGAAACTACTTGTTCTTCCGTATAACGAAAAAAAGAATTAAAATGTAATCGAATATCCCGTCTTGGTTTTAGCCCACGTGGAGTTTTTTCAATTCCTCTTTCCATTAGCACGGAAGCAGAATTTTCTGTCATGTCCCCTGCTCTAAGGCGAATCGTAATCGCGGACTCCATATCAAGAAAATAGGTTTCTTTTTTCCCTCTTGGGTGAAGAATCTGTCTGATTGCCTCCGACATGATATCAGGTGCAGCTTGTGAAACATTTGTTAGTGGGCCAAGAGCTTCAATCAAAATAAGTTTTTTGATTTTTAATAAATTTGTACCAGCAACTAACGTGGAAATGGCGGCTCCCATTGAATGGGCCATTAATATAAAATCTTCTATTCCTAAAGATTGGACGATGGATACAATTTCTAATGCGTATTCTGCAAAGTAATACACTGTGTTTTCAGGTTTGTGGCTTGATTTGCCATGACCAGGGAAATCAATTGAGATGAATCTATACTCTGGAAAATAAGGAGCAAGAGGTGCAAAGCTATTTGCATTGTCGAGCCAACCATGAAAACACAGAATTGGAATGCCTTGTGGATTCCCCCACTCCAATCCCTCGATTGAGTGAAATTTGGTGCGAATTGAAATCGGCAACATAAATATATGGTTTCTCGGCACCTTCGGATTGTAAACATTTATCTGGCGAAATAGACTTGATTCTTTATTTTGCTCTGATGGTATTTGTGGTATGTTATTTCTTCGGCTGTGTGTAGTTTTTTTAATTTGTGTAACCACAATATTGGGACAAAATAGAACATTGAAACAATGTGTCTCCTTGGTTGATTGTGAAAAAAAGGCAGATCTCACTTCCATTCATAGAAAAAAAATAACTTTCTTATCTTTTGGCATCAATGAGTTTTCAAAAGATGCGACAATTCAATCACTCATTCCTATTTATCTAAAAAGAGCCAAATCGATTCTTCTTGAAGCGAATGGAGATACTGGTTACACTGGAGAAGTTATACTAAAGGTTACTCATAAACCAGAATACAAACAGGCTCAACTACAAAAAGCGGAAGAAGACCTTTCCTTCATAGAGAATCAATTAGCTAAATGTTCTCCAGAACAAGTTAAAGAATTTAATGAATTAAAAGGAATACTTCAAAATTCTAAATGAGTCGTTTTATTTTTTCTGTAATTTTCATTTTCTTTAACTTTCATTGCAGTCAACTATCTAGAGAGGAACAATTACATGATGAATGTAATACAACTCGAAAGAATGGATATTTGTATATGATACCTATCCTCCAAAAACACACACCAGATGGTGCAACCGATACCAATACGATCTATTGGATTGGCAATACAGAATTGGCTTATAAAAAATGCATTTCAGAAGCAAAGAAAAATGAGTTCAATTTACGTTCCAATTGATGCATCATTTGCTTCTTCTTGGATTAGTCTTGAGCCGGCTCGAAATGTTAAATAACTCCAAACCCAACTGATGAGAGTGCTCATCTTATTTTTGAATCCAACTTGGTAAACAAGGTGTACAAAGAGCCACCCAAACCAACCCATTATACCCTTTAGCCGTATTCCGCCAAACTCAGCAACTGCATCTGTCCTTCCGATGGTTGCCATATTACCTTTGTCAAAATATTGAAATGGAATTAAGGTTTTATTTTTTTCAATTGATTGTATGATTTTAGCTACATATCTCCCTTGTTGCATGGCAACAGGAGAAACTCCTGGCAGAGGTCTGTTTAAACCTTTACTAAAATTGGCAGCATCTCCAATAACAAATACATTTGGATATTCTATTGTTCTGCAAAATTCATCTACAACGATTCTATTCGCCTTATCCTTGTTAATTGAAAGTTTTTGTGATAGTTCTGAGCCCTCAACTCCTGCAGCCCATATGATAGTATTAGATACAATCGTTCTATCTTTGAGGACAACTCCCGTGTCGGTTATATCCAATACAGGTGAGTTAGTTAATACTTCAACTCCCCTACTTTCTAACTTTTCCTTTGTGAAGGAGCTGGATTTTTCGCTGAATGCATTTAATAATCTTGGACCAGCTTCTATTAAGGTTACTTTTGTCATACCCGAATCGATACTACGTAAGTCTTTTCGAATGATATTATGTGATAACTCAGCAATGGAACCTGCTAACTCAACTCCAGTTGGTCCTCCGCCAATAATCACATAATGCATTAAACTTTTTGCTTTTTCGTAATCTCCGATTAATTCGGCTTGTTCGAAAGATAATAGAATCTGTTTTCGAATTGCCAATGCATCTTTTAAATTTTTCAATCCTAAGGTTTTTGATTGCCATTGAGAATTTCCGAAATAACTGGTTTTTGCTCCTGTAGCAATTACCAGATAATCATATTTTTCGTTATGGTTTTGAAATGACACTTCTCTTGTATTAAAGTTGATACCTGTCACCTCACCATATAAAATTTTTACATTTTTAAAATCGGTTGTTATAGATCGAGTTGGAATCGCTATATCTGCTGGAGAAAGTACTGCAGTTGCTACTTGGTAAAGTAATGGTTGGAACAGATGATGATTCTTTTTATCGATTACTAAAATTTCAAAGTTTTCCTTGTTCCCGAGTGATTTGATAACTTGTAGTCCACCAAAACCAGCACCAATGATAATAATCTTTTTCTTTAATTGGGACACATTTATACTCCTAAGTAATCTAAGAAGCCAATAGAACAGTTCTCTACTAATTCTTGAACGTTTTCAAAGTCCTTTTCACTTCCATAATACGGGTCAGGAACTATATCAGGTCCTGTATCAGAACGAAATTTTCCGAATTTAAAAATTTTATTTTTTAGGGCTTCATCATTTGTTAGACTTAGTAATTCGTTATAATTGTTATTATCCATAACAATTAAATAGTCAAAGTATTGAAGATCCTTAGATTGTAATTTTCTAGATCGATGGGTCAATTGGATTCCATGTTGAAGTGCTGCTTTGCGTGTCCGAGGGTCTGGTAGTTCTCCATCGTGATAACCAGATGTACCACAAGAATCAACTTCGAACATGTGATCTAATTTTCTTTTTTTTATTAAATTTTCGAATGCACCTTGAGCCGCTGGAGATCGACAAATATTACCCAAACAAATAAACAGTACTTTAATTTTATCTTTCATTTAATTTAAATAGTAAATATAATTTTTACCGCATTCTCTTAGCCATTTTTCAGCTATTTTAAAATTAGGATTTTGACTTTTTACCAAATTCCAAAATTTTTGTGAGTGGTTGTGCTCGATCGTATGTGAAATTTCATGTAAGATAATGTAATCTATAATATAATCTGGGCAATGTACTAAGCTTAAGTTGATTGATATATAATTTTTGGAATTACAACTTCCCCATAATGATCGCATTGTCCTTATGCTAATTTTGTTTACCTTCGTTTTTAAATTGAATTCAAATTTTTTTACTAATGGTTCAATTTTAGAAGTTAATAGGGATTTTAAATAATGTTTTGCTCTTTTCTTTCTTAATATCTCATTTTTCTCTTTTTTTACATAAAAACCATTCATAGGATCGTAGAATGTCTTTTTGTCATTGAAATAAATTTTTACACTTTCCCCGAATATGTGAATTGTTTCACCGTCTTCAAATTTGAGGCTCTTTGGTAAATCTTTAGGGATTTTTTGTAGTTTGTTTAAGATCCAGTTTTGTTTTTCGGCGATAAAGTTTTCTAATTGAATTTTTGAAATTTTTGCTGGGTGTTTTAGTACGACCCTACCGTTTAGATATACAGTTAATGATATATTTTTACTTTTTGTGATTTTTCTTTCAATTTCAATTTGAGTCATTCGTTTCTATTTTTTCTTTAATTCCTGATTCTTGTTTTTCTGCATTATCGATGCCGTGGTTCCATTCTATTTTGTTGAGAACTCCTAATTCGATTGAAAAGTCTTTAATATTGATATGAGATTTAAATCCAGAGACCAGATTTGAAGTCAAATCAGCCACGGTCAATCCTCCTTGAGAAGTGAATCTCCCTTCTGAGAAAAATCGTCTATGATTGAGTCTAAAATAACTTAACCATGTTGGATTAAATTGGTAACCTACTTCAATTTTAGAACTCCATCCGAAGCCATAATTTTCAGAGAAAAAGTTAATCGATCTCTGAACATGAAAATCTCTGGTTTTTATCCTTCCGATTGAAGGCATAAAACTAAAATCGAAATATAAATTGTTTTTGGAATATCGATAACCACCACCATAAAAAAATTCCCACAGATCATTAGAGTAACTTAATCCTAATCCTATCGGCGCATAAAAAACAGGAGTTGATTCTATGTATTGATTCACATCATAAAAAAGGTATTTGAAGTAGGAATATCGGGCTCCTGTTGCTATGAAAAAACCAGAACCTTCTTTCCAGTAATCAGGATTTGCATCCTGAAAATAATAACGACCAAAAAGCTCGATTCTGTTTTCAACAATGGTAGATTTACCTTTTCCGTCGGCAAAATTTCTGCTTCCTGAATATACAGTTGCTGAGTCACGGTAACTCCATTCTCGGGTTGCAATATTTGTTGAATTTTCAGTCGAAACTGTTCCTAGAAAAAAATCTTCATCCCTAGCTTCACCTGATTTTTGATTCCAACCCGTTGTTTTCAGTTTTCCATTAATTTCCCATCTATCTTTTGTATAAATTCCCTGGATTCCAAATAATGTGAAAGTGCGCGGGAAGGAAATTCTAGAACCACCACGAATACCTGATAAATTTGGGTATTTATTGCCTGTTTCAAAGATGTACTCACCTCCGGATTTTTCGATGGATGGTCCCCAAATAACTTCAGATTTCGTTGGAGTAGTAATAACTAGTAAAGAGGTAAAAACGAGGAAAAATTTGAAAAAATTTTGCACCAACTTAGAATGAATATTACCTCAATGTTGTAAATTCGTAATTTGATTTCCTCTAGGTGTTTTGAGGAAACTTGGTGAGTTAACATCTCCAATTAAAATTACCTCTTAGGGGTGAAATGATTTCACCCCTAAGAGACATAATTAAATTGACAATAGTCATCAAGATACGATGGTTAGAGTAGGTTAGGTAAAGTGGAAACAGTTTTTGATTCTGAAGAGGCTGCAAAATTTGTTGGGATAAGCCTCGATGATTTTCAGCAGAGGGTAACGGCATTAAAAGTTCCTGGATGGAAAACTGGTGAATTTAAGAAGTCGGTACTTTCCAAATATTTTGAAATCAATCATTCGGAAGGATTTGATAGTAACGTTATAGCAATCTCTAACCAAAAGGGAGGGGAGGGGAAAACAACTATCAGCTTATACTTAGCAGAAGCACTTTCGGAAAAACATAAAGTATTATTAATTGATTGGGATCCACAAGCGAATGCTACTCAGTTATTTCTAAATGACGATGTTACTTCAATAATGGATTATTTGGGATATCGTGGAAAAAAACCAAGAAACATTGAACCCCTTATCAAAACAGTAGCGAAGAATTTTGATTTATTACCTTCCACATTGGAACTAGCAAACCTGACAACACCTTATGAAAGAGATGACTTTGAATTATTAAAAGAGGCGATTTTACCATTAAGATCAAATTATGAATATATCATCATTGATTGTCCTCCTTCGTTAGGATTAATTTTAGAAAATGCATTGATTTGTGCAGATTATATTCTTGTACCAATTCAAACTAGGGCATTTAGTTTACAAGGGATTCGAGACTTGTATGAAACCATCCAAAAAATTCAAAGAAAAGCCAATCAACGATTAAAACTTTTAGGTGCTGTCTTAAATCAATTCGAAGGCCAAAAAGCTTTGGCTGGTTTGGCAGAGGGAGTTAAAAAATATTTCCCTGTATTTGAAACCGTTATTCAAAGGCGTGAATCCATTCCGCAGGCTCAGGCAAAAATGAGTTTTTTATCAAAAATCGACCTAGCAACTATGAAAAATTTTCGAGAATTGGCAATAGAGGTTAAAGAGAAAATCAATGTCCAAAAAAACTGAATTCCAAGCCTTAGATTTAATATCAGCTTATTCTGAGAAAAAAAAGAATCCTTCTCATCTTGAGTTAAGCCAAATATTTCCAAATCCAACCCAACCTCGGCTTATTGGTAGAGAAGATACTTCTGATTTACTCCCTTCCATGGAACGACTAGGTCTCATAGAACCCATACTGGTTCGAAAAGAAAAAGGTAAGTATTTAATCGTTGCTGGTGAACGAAGATACCGTGCTGCATTAAAGTTGGGCTGGAAAGAAATACCAGCCATTGTAACAGATGCAAACGAAGATGTTTGTTACGAAATGTCTTTAGCAGAAAATGAAAAACGAAAAAATTTAAATCCTTGGGAAGTTGGAAAGGCAATCCAATATCTAAGGAAAGAAAAGAAAAAAACTGCCGATGAAGTTTCAAATCTTTTAGGTTACAGTGAAAGGTATGTTAAACAACTTAGCAGTATAGCAAGATTAGATCAAAAATCAGTAATGGAATTGATCATAAGTGGTAAGCCATTGTCAGTCAAAAATTTAGAAGATTTACTAAAAAGAAAGGAAAATAGAGGGGGTGAAATCATTTCACCCCGTGTTGGATTATCGCAGACTAAAATTAGCATTAATGTCGGAAAACTAAATAGTAAATTGCGCGAGAGTTTTTTAAAGGAATTAAACTCGCTCAAAAAAAAATACGGTATCAGTGAATAGGGGAAAAATGAAATCAACTTTAAAATTAAAAACAATAGATGATATCGAAAAAGAATTATCAATTATAATCACTTGCGAAAAAAAACAAAAATCAGACATTACATTATCGCAAATTTTTGATTTTTTGGCTGAGTCCATTGAATTATCCATTCAGGGAGTAGGGTATACTACCAAAAGAACAACTATAAATAAACTTTTAGGAAAATATAAATTTGCGAAACTTATATCAACTGGCCATTATACGAAGGCAAATCAAATCCCCGGTTTCCCACCTAAAGACTTAGGTGATCCAGAATCTGCACAATTAAGATTAAAAACATCTTTAACGGCTTTTAAATTACATTCTGGACCGTTTGCTGACCATCCAGTTTTTGGGGAACTTGATAAAAAACAATGGGAGAAAATTCATGGAATTCTAGCTTCTTTTTTGTTTGGATACATACAGTTGTTTGGTGATGAGAAGCTAAGATTCACGAAAGATAGAGAAAATAAAAAAGATAGAAATTTTTCTGAAAAAAAACAAAATCACCACCAAAGAAAAAATGAAGACAAAGGTGAGTCCAAACCAAGCGGACACAATAATAGAAAATGGAAAAATAAAAAGAAAGCCCATTATAAGGGAAATAGAAACCAAGGAGGTGGACCTAAATGAGGATAACGTTAGTAAGCGGAAGTCATAGAAAAAATTCACAATCATTAAAAGTAACAAATTTTTTAGCATCAATTTTAAAAGATAAAGGCATCGAAATTAAAATTCTAGACTTAGGTAATTCACCATTACCAATTTGGGAGCCTGGAATGTGGGAAAAAGATTCGGAGATAAAAAAGTTTTGGAACGAATACAACCAAGGATTGTCTGAATCGGATGCATTTGTATTTATTACTCCAGAATATGCTGGTATGGCAAGTCCAGCGATGAAAAACTTTTTCCTATATTTATCTGGTGGGGACATTTCTCATAAACCAGGGCTTATAATAACGGTATCAAGTGGAATGGGTGGAAGTTACCCAAATGCCGAATTGAGAATGTCTAGTTACAAAAATACAAGAATCGTTTACATTCCAGACCACGTTATTGTGAGACATGTAGAAACACTTTTAAATTCGGAATCACCAGAATCTAAGGAAGATACATATATCCGAAGTAGATTAAACTATGTTTTGAACGTGTTAGTAGAATATGCAAAAGCGTTCACAGCTATTAGGTCAAGTGGTGTGATTGATATAAAAACTTACCCTTTTGGATTATAATCGATATTAAAATTGGAATTCCTACGTTCAATAATAGTGTCAATACATACCCAAAAAATGGACCTCCAAAGGTATATGGATCTACACTGTGCATAAAGTGTATGATAAATGGATGCAGTAGGAAGATAAATAAACTTTGATTTCCTATATAACTGAGGATTTTGGATATTGATCCATTGAAATCATTCAGGTATTGCCAAACGAATAACAGAAATAGTATCGGATATATGGTGTGGTGATTTTTTAAGTCTGTACCAAATAAATGACTAACTATTAGTACCAAAATTAAAGATAAAACGTAATAAATTGATAATATAAATTTTGAATTCTGATTGATTTCAGAATTCGATTGTTTTGTTTTCCCTATATGAATTCCTAGAACGAAGAAAAAAATATAATTGAAGATTGAAATTGAATGGTACTCAATCGGTAAAAAAGTATCAAAAAACCCTAAATTGGATATCACGTTGATTAAAAAGGAAATTAATAGGATTATATTTCGCCAATTATCTTCTTTCATGATTGGATTCAAAATATAGAATAATATGTAAAATTGTAACAACAAAGGTACAAAATAGAAGGGTGTAAACACTTTACCTAAAGCATAAAAAGTAAAAAACTCATTGAGTGAATAATGATTGTATTTAATCCAATACCCAAAAATTGAGAATACCGTATAAGGTACAACTAAGTGCCTAAATTTTGATATCCAATAACCTTCCTTTATTTTTAGAAAAATAGCTGATGTCAGGATAAACATTGGGACAGAAAAACGTGCCAAATTCGATAACATCAATGTATTATGGATAATAAAAGTATCACCAGGATGAAAAAACTGAAAGTAAGAATGGATATGAATCATTACAATTCCTATCATTGCAAACCCTCTTAATACATCAAAACGTGATTCTCTGCTATTTTTTGATTGGTTTGGCACTGGAAATAATAATGGAATGCGGAAGAAGTAAAACGTAAGTGCCAACATCCCTGCTAGTATGATCCCTAATAATTCCCATTCCATATCGTAATTGTCCTTTTCGAACATTTTCATTTTATATTTCAGGATGGAAAGGAAAATGAATTCAGATTTTAGCCAAAATAGCCAAAAATAGATATAGGAGTCACCATTTTATGAGCAAACTCAACATTCCGCCGAACCAAAGGATCTTCAAAGAAGGGGAGTTGAATAATGCTATGTACATCATTTTGCAAGGGAATGTAGAAATATTTTTTACTGTTAATAACAGCCAAACACGATTGGCGCTCATGAAACCTGGGGATTTTTTTGGAGAAATGGCTTTGTTTAGTTCCAATCCAAGGAGTGCAACTGCAAGGACAATTACAAACTGTGAATTAGCAGTAATTGAGAGTAAACAACAGTTAGAAAATTTCTTGGTTAAAAATCCGAAATTCGCAGCCAAGATGGTTTCTATTATGGCGGATCGATTGGCAAAAACAAATGAATTATTAATTAGCAGTATGGAAAAATCTGTTGCTAAGAAAATTGAATTTAGTACCGAATTAGGAAAAGATTTAAAAGAAGATTTGGGAAGTGTTTAGTTTTAATCCTATCAACCATAAATAGATGGTAAGTTTTTTTTGACTAAAGTGATTTCTAATATAGGCGCATAACTGAGTAAATTCTTCAAATTGACCTTATGACCTTCCGCGAGTACAAATTCTTTCAATATTTCTAAAGTTTCTTCGGGTGATAAACTTGAGATAAAAGGGTATTCTGGATGGCCAACTAAATTGAGTTCGTCAGCTAAATTCGGGTCTTCTAAATCTTTTTCTTCCAGTGTAAGTAATAATTTCCAATCCATTTTTAAATAAAGAGATTTTGGTATTCTTCTCTATGTTCCTCAAATTTTACTTTAAAACGATCTTGCATTTCTCGAAATTCTTTTTCTGAGTGAATTTCAAAATAATCCAAAACTTCTGGTTCAACAGTAAAGTAATTCCCTTTTCCTTTGCCGATATTTGACAGGATGTCTGCCAAGTATATGATTTGGCATAAAATGTTATTTCTTGATTTACACTGCCAAGGTTTGTGATGGAAACGAATTACGTCTAAAATTTCTTCAGGGAAATGCCATTTGTCAGAAATTAAATAACCAATCTCCGAATGAGTTGTTCCAACCGTGTATTCTTCAACCCATTCCGAAATTTCCGTATTATCGTCGCTTCTCAAGACTCGGATCTGATTCACTTGGCTTAAATCAAGGGATAAGAGAACCATTCTTCCTAAATCATGTAGTAGGGCAGCGATTGTTGCAGATTCTAAAAGTTGGAAGTGTTTTCGCTTTTCTTCTAATAAAAATTTCACATACATAGAAGTTTTGAAAGAGTGAGTCCAAACTAGAACTTGTTTCGCATAACGAGAGTTAAGTATTTTTTTGGCACCCAAGGCCAAAAAGATTGACTCCAGGTTTTTTAGACCAATTCGTTTCACTCCTTCAACAACAGAAACAATAGATTTATGGACTCCAAATAATGGTGAATTTGCAATTTTGATGATTTCAGCCGCGATCGCTGGGTCTTTTTCAGCTTCAGTCGCAATTTCTTGGAAAGTAACATCTTTCTTTTTTGCAATCGTGATTAATTTATTAATTTGAGCTGGCAATGGCGGAAGTGAATTTACTTCTCGGATCAAAAGGTCTTTGATGCGTGATTGGCTATCTTTTGGGATCAATTGTTTGGGAATACGAATGATCACTTCCGTATAGTCTTCACCTGTTACCAATTCGAAAAATTGGTTCGGTATTCCTGAATTACGAAGTAGGATATGAATTAATACAATGCCAAGACCAGAACTTTCCTCATTGTCTACGGATTCTCGGTAAGCATCATTGATATTTCTATACTTTGTTGAAGCTTGGACCCTTCTAACGATTCGATTTTTTTCTTCTGGTAGGATTTTTGCATTATTGCGAACTCGAAACTCAATAAAATCCTCTTTGTACATTGTACTAAGAGAGATAGAATAATTTGATTTTTCTAAAGATGAAAAGACTCGTTTGCGATGGTGACCAAATTCTTCCTTATAAAGACTAATCCCTCTTGCATAATCTTTTTCATCCCATAAGTCTAACCCTTGTTCTGAGAAAAAAACACGTTTCCCATTGGCTTTACAACCATTCACTAAAAGTTCGCTTAGGATGGTGAATAAAATCTCATGGAGGAATTCCAGAGAAATACTCCTAACCACTCGACCAATCCAAATGTCCAATTCCGGACAGTCGATTTCCGAAAAATGGACATATTCTTTGGTGATCAATTTTCCAGAGAGAAAGTCCTCCTGGAATGTCATGAGTGGGGGAATCGACATGATAAAACTGTTTTGA
This window of the Leptospira limi genome carries:
- a CDS encoding NADPH-dependent FMN reductase, whose translation is MRITLVSGSHRKNSQSLKVTNFLASILKDKGIEIKILDLGNSPLPIWEPGMWEKDSEIKKFWNEYNQGLSESDAFVFITPEYAGMASPAMKNFFLYLSGGDISHKPGLIITVSSGMGGSYPNAELRMSSYKNTRIVYIPDHVIVRHVETLLNSESPESKEDTYIRSRLNYVLNVLVEYAKAFTAIRSSGVIDIKTYPFGL
- a CDS encoding acyltransferase, producing MKMFEKDNYDMEWELLGIILAGMLALTFYFFRIPLLFPVPNQSKNSRESRFDVLRGFAMIGIVMIHIHSYFQFFHPGDTFIIHNTLMLSNLARFSVPMFILTSAIFLKIKEGYWISKFRHLVVPYTVFSIFGYWIKYNHYSLNEFFTFYALGKVFTPFYFVPLLLQFYILFYILNPIMKEDNWRNIILLISFLINVISNLGFFDTFLPIEYHSISIFNYIFFFVLGIHIGKTKQSNSEINQNSKFILSIYYVLSLILVLIVSHLFGTDLKNHHTIYPILFLLFVWQYLNDFNGSISKILSYIGNQSLFIFLLHPFIIHFMHSVDPYTFGGPFFGYVLTLLLNVGIPILISIIIQKGKFLYQSHHLT
- a CDS encoding Crp/Fnr family transcriptional regulator, yielding MSKLNIPPNQRIFKEGELNNAMYIILQGNVEIFFTVNNSQTRLALMKPGDFFGEMALFSSNPRSATARTITNCELAVIESKQQLENFLVKNPKFAAKMVSIMADRLAKTNELLISSMEKSVAKKIEFSTELGKDLKEDLGSV
- a CDS encoding HDOD domain-containing protein; amino-acid sequence: MSIPPLMTFQEDFLSGKLITKEYVHFSEIDCPELDIWIGRVVRSISLEFLHEILFTILSELLVNGCKANGKRVFFSEQGLDLWDEKDYARGISLYKEEFGHHRKRVFSSLEKSNYSISLSTMYKEDFIEFRVRNNAKILPEEKNRIVRRVQASTKYRNINDAYRESVDNEESSGLGIVLIHILLRNSGIPNQFFELVTGEDYTEVIIRIPKQLIPKDSQSRIKDLLIREVNSLPPLPAQINKLITIAKKKDVTFQEIATEAEKDPAIAAEIIKIANSPLFGVHKSIVSVVEGVKRIGLKNLESIFLALGAKKILNSRYAKQVLVWTHSFKTSMYVKFLLEEKRKHFQLLESATIAALLHDLGRMVLLSLDLSQVNQIRVLRSDDNTEISEWVEEYTVGTTHSEIGYLISDKWHFPEEILDVIRFHHKPWQCKSRNNILCQIIYLADILSNIGKGKGNYFTVEPEVLDYFEIHSEKEFREMQDRFKVKFEEHREEYQNLFI